One region of Candidatus Poribacteria bacterium genomic DNA includes:
- a CDS encoding VCBS repeat-containing protein, translated as MKKRNRYHKRILPRKRRSVVEYIGNYRRILFTTLLLGVFLSGFLTSFGGDGEQTPTASAEYTFDQYEIVTGTAKRQTVLTGFLLDGDFAELGVVYIDENADRRLRIYAFGNDTWTPKLDVTLRPEVLFIDVANINGRDRLITYERDRLNWYDPESSTHHVLAEVPSNFKPPRSGEIPHVDITRDVNADKRDDFVVPDSDGFWVSIQMNDGTFADPVKLGPPTEMERILGADGYRYDPWSQSRIYEVDYNRDGRTDLVFWNEDHFEVHLQDESGLFTLNAKTFTTNVAFDSDRLSLLTTADMTGRVLHALADLNGDGIADLVIFKLSGEDISKKHSNYEVHFGAPTPNGSIVFSRDVDLKFQSDEKIQLGMDRHDFNRDGQVDLMITTINLEFL; from the coding sequence ATGAAAAAGCGAAACCGATACCATAAACGCATTCTTCCCAGAAAAAGGAGATCCGTAGTCGAATACATAGGGAATTATCGACGCATCCTGTTCACAACACTGCTCCTCGGTGTATTTTTATCGGGATTCTTAACTTCGTTTGGCGGAGACGGAGAGCAGACACCGACTGCCTCCGCGGAATACACTTTCGATCAGTACGAGATCGTTACCGGCACTGCGAAACGCCAGACCGTTCTGACAGGATTTCTTCTCGATGGTGATTTCGCCGAACTTGGTGTAGTGTACATCGACGAGAACGCTGACCGTCGTTTGCGTATCTACGCCTTTGGTAACGATACATGGACACCAAAACTCGACGTGACGCTGCGTCCCGAAGTGTTGTTCATCGATGTGGCAAATATTAACGGGCGCGACCGACTGATTACATACGAACGCGATCGCCTGAACTGGTATGATCCAGAATCGTCGACACATCACGTGCTCGCAGAGGTACCTTCTAACTTCAAACCACCTCGCAGCGGCGAAATCCCTCATGTAGACATCACTCGGGACGTGAACGCCGACAAGCGCGACGACTTCGTGGTGCCTGACTCAGACGGCTTCTGGGTGTCCATCCAGATGAACGACGGCACGTTCGCCGATCCGGTGAAACTCGGTCCGCCCACTGAGATGGAGAGGATCCTTGGAGCAGATGGATATCGATATGACCCTTGGTCTCAAAGCCGCATCTACGAAGTCGACTATAACAGAGATGGACGCACCGATCTCGTGTTCTGGAACGAGGACCACTTCGAGGTTCATCTCCAAGATGAGAGCGGACTATTTACCCTAAATGCCAAGACCTTCACAACAAATGTGGCATTCGACTCAGACCGGTTGTCCTTGCTCACCACTGCGGACATGACAGGGAGGGTGCTGCACGCATTGGCAGACCTGAACGGCGACGGTATCGCTGACCTGGTGATTTTCAAACTTTCGGGGGAGGACATCTCCAAAAAGCACTCCAACTACGAGGTACATTTCGGCGCGCCAACACCCAATGGTAGCATTGTGTTCTCACGGGACGTTGATCTCAAGTTCCAGTCAGACGAGAAAATCCAGCTTGGGATGGACCGGCACGACTTCAATCGTGATGGTCAGGTCGATCTGATGATCACGACTATTAATCTTGAGTTCCT